A part of Colius striatus isolate bColStr4 chromosome 13, bColStr4.1.hap1, whole genome shotgun sequence genomic DNA contains:
- the AMER1 gene encoding APC membrane recruitment protein 1 isoform X5, which yields MYPNQAAAMDTGCAEEPEGSDLQREECGERQPQPGTAPGAAVEPPQPPPGKLKKTAFKLFGGKRSICTLPSFFGGKSKGQGKAASKKGLVKCKTHDGLSGAVDDEGGGVQLESPSEGCRDSHACPLPSSQSAHLAMDTSTRFDFGQQDGSLPGSIEGGEKKPNGEKSSFPRPKKGLKGFFNSIRRHRKSKAAECERAAECEWAGDTEEAAKAPGVGAESRGAAEGRGLGSVPVAAACPGGSEDNCSMGTAADGGEVTEPGGPTADGGGSEGDEAVLGKRDLDTKSEADAAVSAEFDQGNLLLAFHPDFMDNDPPCLHSGDLLSLILGDVTSLKSFDSLTGCGDDIAEPDIAESSISMERSRDTAKRSSCLVTYQGGGEEMAIPEEAEEYLHQIWDGNAAGDGSYGAQVSSSSLETHASHEAEAQPYVGDAMDGVDLLTPQSDQQESAPNSDEGYYDSTTPGPEDEGGDGLGEIKKDRLPRDSYSGDALYEFDALMSPTHGEESLFESKISRPGIFSYFLDFCLPAEKNLIQMMDQKRGVMETEEERLAAIQKELLYWELQREPILKQLDVPSKEKCHREKQCIECKTRAASSVGKNQSGLGSEQLASHAPSRGVNGGVLVARAENPEWGDFPGTLCPENCYNSQKAQGSCLIQLAKSTPGFDSDLDGGLFGGSIRSGVAPAKAGMFPDYRVPEHGAEAGADRPRVGAEPEPEHAVSFSQALVEFASSGTLFSSLSESLGSSASGSSFTQNLPALPTMVTFDVVDVEQEGEGECEQHPEMNAGEDIAEAFDDGYGQKESLAECDERMSPGYPLGSFQSCNWGVASLPRHLRLHGLSPSMPAPLSLDRRSRSLDTESLEFELTDSQRHRRESGQTAPGARAEQAPAQTLQLTSAA from the exons ATGTACCCGAACCAAGCGGCCGCCATGGACACGGGCTGCGCGGAGGAGCCGGAGGGAAGTGACCTGCAGCGGGAGGAGTGCGGGGAgcggcagccccagcctggcactgcccccGGCGCAGCCGTGGAGCCGCCTCAGCCGCCCCCCGGCAAGCTGAAGAAAACGGCTTTCAAGCTGTTCGGAGGGAAGAGGAGCATCTGTACGCTGCCCAGTTTCTTTGGAGGCAAAAGCAAAGGCCAGGGGAAGGCGGCCTCTAAAAAGGGCCTCGTTAAATGTAAGACCCACGACGGGCTCAGCGGGGCCGTGGACGACGAAGGTGGCGGGGTGCAGCTGGAAAGCCCTTCCGAGGGCTGCAGGGACTCGCACGCTTGCCCTTTGCCGAGCTCCCAAAGCGCTCACTTGGCCATGGACACCAGCACCAGGTTTGACTTTGGCCAGCAGGACGGCTCTCTACCTGGCAGTATCGAGGGCGGTGAGAAAAAGCCCAATGGTGAGAAATCCTCCTTTCCCAGACCCAAAAAAGGCCTGAAAGGGTTTTTTAACAGCATCCGGCGTCACCGTAAGAGCAAGGCTGCGGAATGTGAGAGAGCAGCGGAATGTGAGTGGGCTGGGGACACGGAGGAGGCCGCCAAAGCTCCTGGCGTGGGAGCGGAGAGCCGAGGGGCTGCGGAGGGAAGAGGCCTGGGGTCTGTCCCTGTCGCTGCAGCCTGCCCTGGAGGCTCAGAGGACAACTGCTCCATGGGCACCGCGGCCGACGGCGGTGAGGTCACTGAGCCCGGCGGTCCCACGGCTGACGGAGGCGGCTCTGAGGGTGACGAGGCGGTGCTGGGGAAGAGGGATCTGGATACCAAGTCGGAGGCTGACGCTGCTGTCAGCGCAGAGTTTGACCAGGGTAATCTGCTGCTGGCCTTCCATCCGGACTTCATGGACAACGACCCTCCTTGCCTGCACTCTGGGGACCTGCTAAGCCTCATCTTGGGCGATGTCACATCCCTGAAGAGCTTCGATTCCCTGACGGGGTGCGGAGACGACATTGCTGAGCCTGACATCGCCGAGAGCAGCATCTCCATGGAGCGCAGCAGAGACACTGCGAAACGGAGCTCCTGCCTCGTGACCTACCAGGGCGGCGGGGAGGAGATGGCCATACCCGAGGAGGCGGAGGAGTACCTCCACCAGATATGGGACGGCAACGCAGCAGGGGATGGCAGCTACGGAGCGCAGGTGTCGAGTAGCAGTTTGGAGACACACGCCTCGCACGAGGCCGAAGCCCAGCCCTACGTGGGGGACGCGATGGACGGCGtcgacctcctgacacctcaGAGCGACCAGCAAGAGTCCGCCCCGAACAGCGACGAGGGCTACTACGACTCCACCACGCCAGGGCCTGAGGATGAAGGTGGAGACGGGCTGGGTGAGATCAAGAAGGACCGTCTTCCCAGAGACAGTTACAGCGGTGATGCACTTTATGAGTTTGACGCGCTGATGAGTCCGACTCACGGGGAAGAATCCCTGTTCGAGAGCAAAATCTCACGCCCGGGGATCTTCAGCTACTTCTTGGACTTCTGCCTCCCCGCTGAGAAGAACCTGATCCAGATGATGGATCAGAAACGAGGGGTGATGGAAACGGAAGAGGAGCGGCTAGCGGCCATCCAGAAAGAGCTGCTGTActgggagctgcagagggaaCCTATCCTGAAACAGCTCGATGTTCCCAGCAAGGAGAAGTGTCACCGGGAAAAGCAGTGCATTGAATGTAAAACTCGAGCAGCCAGCTCGGTTGGCAAGAATCAGAGTGGCCTTGGTAGCGAGCAGCTGGCCTCGCACGCCCCAAGCAGGGGGGTGAatggtggggttttggtggcTAGAGCTGAAAATCCAGAGTGGGGGGATTTCCCAGGGACTCTCTGTCCAGAAAACTGTTACAACAGCCAAAAAGCCCAAGGAAGTTGCCTTATACAGCTCGCAAAGAGCACCCCAGGGTTTGATTCGGACCTGGATGGTGGGTTGTTCGGGGGCTCGATCCGCAGCGGCGTAGCCCCAGCCAAAGCTGGGATGTTCCCTGACTACAGAGTCCCGGAGCATGGAGCAGAGGCCGGTGCTGACAGGCCCCGGGTGGGCGCTGAGCCTGAGCCTGAGCATGCCGTCAGCTTCTCGCAGGCGCTGGTGGAGTTCGCCAGCAGCGGGACCCTCTTTTCCAGCCTCTCCGAAAGCCTGGGgagctctgcctctggctctTCCTTCACCCAGAAcctccctgctctccccaccATGGTCACCTTCGATGTTGTTGACGtggagcaggagggagaaggggagtgCGAGCAGCACCCCGAGATGAACGCGGGCGAGGACATCGCTGAGGCCTTTGACGACGGCTACGGACAGAAAGAGTCGTTGGCTGAATGTGACGAGCGAATGTCCCCGGGGTACCCTCTGGGCTCCTTCCAGAGCTGCAACTGGGGCGTTGCCAGCCTGCCCCGTCACCTGCGCCTGCACGGGCTGAGCCCCTCCATGCCCGCCCCGCTCTCCCTTGACAGGAGGAGCCGGTCCCTGGACACGGAGAGCCTGGAGTTTGAGCTCACTGACTCGCAG CGTCACCGAAGAGAGTCCGGACAGACAGCCCCAGGAgccagagctgagcaggctCCTGCTCAGACCCTCCAACTTACCTCTGCAGCCTGA
- the AMER1 gene encoding APC membrane recruitment protein 1 isoform X4: protein MYPNQAAAMDTGCAEEPEGSDLQREECGERQPQPGTAPGAAVEPPQPPPGKLKKTAFKLFGGKRSICTLPSFFGGKSKGQGKAASKKGLVKCKTHDGLSGAVDDEGGGVQLESPSEGCRDSHACPLPSSQSAHLAMDTSTRFDFGQQDGSLPGSIEGGEKKPNGEKSSFPRPKKGLKGFFNSIRRHRKSKAAECERAAECEWAGDTEEAAKAPGVGAESRGAAEGRGLGSVPVAAACPGGSEDNCSMGTAADGGEVTEPGGPTADGGGSEGDEAVLGKRDLDTKSEADAAVSAEFDQGNLLLAFHPDFMDNDPPCLHSGDLLSLILGDVTSLKSFDSLTGCGDDIAEPDIAESSISMERSRDTAKRSSCLVTYQGGGEEMAIPEEAEEYLHQIWDGNAAGDGSYGAQVSSSSLETHASHEAEAQPYVGDAMDGVDLLTPQSDQQESAPNSDEGYYDSTTPGPEDEGGDGLGEIKKDRLPRDSYSGDALYEFDALMSPTHGEESLFESKISRPGIFSYFLDFCLPAEKNLIQMMDQKRGVMETEEERLAAIQKELLYWELQREPILKQLDVPSKEKCHREKQCIECKTRAASSVGKNQSGLGSEQLASHAPSRGVNGGVLVARAENPEWGDFPGTLCPENCYNSQKAQGSCLIQLAKSTPGFDSDLDGGLFGGSIRSGVAPAKAGMFPDYRVPEHGAEAGADRPRVGAEPEPEHAVSFSQALVEFASSGTLFSSLSESLGSSASGSSFTQNLPALPTMVTFDVVDVEQEGEGECEQHPEMNAGEDIAEAFDDGYGQKESLAECDERMSPGYPLGSFQSCNWGVASLPRHLRLHGLSPSMPAPLSLDRRSRSLDTESLEFELTDSQVGRSGPQPCRLWAKQEAGKKDSGGARRSRSKEEGELGAPDASPKRVRTDSPRSQS, encoded by the exons ATGTACCCGAACCAAGCGGCCGCCATGGACACGGGCTGCGCGGAGGAGCCGGAGGGAAGTGACCTGCAGCGGGAGGAGTGCGGGGAgcggcagccccagcctggcactgcccccGGCGCAGCCGTGGAGCCGCCTCAGCCGCCCCCCGGCAAGCTGAAGAAAACGGCTTTCAAGCTGTTCGGAGGGAAGAGGAGCATCTGTACGCTGCCCAGTTTCTTTGGAGGCAAAAGCAAAGGCCAGGGGAAGGCGGCCTCTAAAAAGGGCCTCGTTAAATGTAAGACCCACGACGGGCTCAGCGGGGCCGTGGACGACGAAGGTGGCGGGGTGCAGCTGGAAAGCCCTTCCGAGGGCTGCAGGGACTCGCACGCTTGCCCTTTGCCGAGCTCCCAAAGCGCTCACTTGGCCATGGACACCAGCACCAGGTTTGACTTTGGCCAGCAGGACGGCTCTCTACCTGGCAGTATCGAGGGCGGTGAGAAAAAGCCCAATGGTGAGAAATCCTCCTTTCCCAGACCCAAAAAAGGCCTGAAAGGGTTTTTTAACAGCATCCGGCGTCACCGTAAGAGCAAGGCTGCGGAATGTGAGAGAGCAGCGGAATGTGAGTGGGCTGGGGACACGGAGGAGGCCGCCAAAGCTCCTGGCGTGGGAGCGGAGAGCCGAGGGGCTGCGGAGGGAAGAGGCCTGGGGTCTGTCCCTGTCGCTGCAGCCTGCCCTGGAGGCTCAGAGGACAACTGCTCCATGGGCACCGCGGCCGACGGCGGTGAGGTCACTGAGCCCGGCGGTCCCACGGCTGACGGAGGCGGCTCTGAGGGTGACGAGGCGGTGCTGGGGAAGAGGGATCTGGATACCAAGTCGGAGGCTGACGCTGCTGTCAGCGCAGAGTTTGACCAGGGTAATCTGCTGCTGGCCTTCCATCCGGACTTCATGGACAACGACCCTCCTTGCCTGCACTCTGGGGACCTGCTAAGCCTCATCTTGGGCGATGTCACATCCCTGAAGAGCTTCGATTCCCTGACGGGGTGCGGAGACGACATTGCTGAGCCTGACATCGCCGAGAGCAGCATCTCCATGGAGCGCAGCAGAGACACTGCGAAACGGAGCTCCTGCCTCGTGACCTACCAGGGCGGCGGGGAGGAGATGGCCATACCCGAGGAGGCGGAGGAGTACCTCCACCAGATATGGGACGGCAACGCAGCAGGGGATGGCAGCTACGGAGCGCAGGTGTCGAGTAGCAGTTTGGAGACACACGCCTCGCACGAGGCCGAAGCCCAGCCCTACGTGGGGGACGCGATGGACGGCGtcgacctcctgacacctcaGAGCGACCAGCAAGAGTCCGCCCCGAACAGCGACGAGGGCTACTACGACTCCACCACGCCAGGGCCTGAGGATGAAGGTGGAGACGGGCTGGGTGAGATCAAGAAGGACCGTCTTCCCAGAGACAGTTACAGCGGTGATGCACTTTATGAGTTTGACGCGCTGATGAGTCCGACTCACGGGGAAGAATCCCTGTTCGAGAGCAAAATCTCACGCCCGGGGATCTTCAGCTACTTCTTGGACTTCTGCCTCCCCGCTGAGAAGAACCTGATCCAGATGATGGATCAGAAACGAGGGGTGATGGAAACGGAAGAGGAGCGGCTAGCGGCCATCCAGAAAGAGCTGCTGTActgggagctgcagagggaaCCTATCCTGAAACAGCTCGATGTTCCCAGCAAGGAGAAGTGTCACCGGGAAAAGCAGTGCATTGAATGTAAAACTCGAGCAGCCAGCTCGGTTGGCAAGAATCAGAGTGGCCTTGGTAGCGAGCAGCTGGCCTCGCACGCCCCAAGCAGGGGGGTGAatggtggggttttggtggcTAGAGCTGAAAATCCAGAGTGGGGGGATTTCCCAGGGACTCTCTGTCCAGAAAACTGTTACAACAGCCAAAAAGCCCAAGGAAGTTGCCTTATACAGCTCGCAAAGAGCACCCCAGGGTTTGATTCGGACCTGGATGGTGGGTTGTTCGGGGGCTCGATCCGCAGCGGCGTAGCCCCAGCCAAAGCTGGGATGTTCCCTGACTACAGAGTCCCGGAGCATGGAGCAGAGGCCGGTGCTGACAGGCCCCGGGTGGGCGCTGAGCCTGAGCCTGAGCATGCCGTCAGCTTCTCGCAGGCGCTGGTGGAGTTCGCCAGCAGCGGGACCCTCTTTTCCAGCCTCTCCGAAAGCCTGGGgagctctgcctctggctctTCCTTCACCCAGAAcctccctgctctccccaccATGGTCACCTTCGATGTTGTTGACGtggagcaggagggagaaggggagtgCGAGCAGCACCCCGAGATGAACGCGGGCGAGGACATCGCTGAGGCCTTTGACGACGGCTACGGACAGAAAGAGTCGTTGGCTGAATGTGACGAGCGAATGTCCCCGGGGTACCCTCTGGGCTCCTTCCAGAGCTGCAACTGGGGCGTTGCCAGCCTGCCCCGTCACCTGCGCCTGCACGGGCTGAGCCCCTCCATGCCCGCCCCGCTCTCCCTTGACAGGAGGAGCCGGTCCCTGGACACGGAGAGCCTGGAGTTTGAGCTCACTGACTCGCAGGTAGGCAGGAGCGGCCCTCAGCCCTGCCGGCTCTGGGCGAAGCAGGAGGCTGGCAAAAAGGACTCGGGTGGAGcgaggaggagcaggagcaaggaggagggtGAGCTGGGGGCTCCTGACG CGTCACCGAAGAGAGTCCGGACAGACAGCCCCAGGAgccagagctga